A stretch of the Asticcacaulis sp. ZE23SCel15 genome encodes the following:
- a CDS encoding S10 family peptidase: MRRACASVMAIAMSLGLMLSPAAAQDAISVTTPRTLSQPKTTLKYTAGFTEEILKNDKGEAIVSLSAISYVRDGDRATRPVIVFFNGGPGASSSPLHMSAFGPRIRDKDALIDNPDTLLDAADLVFIDPPGTGLSRTFKPDELPNFLGVNHDAAAVHGLIAKWLKANGRETSPLYIAGESYGGYRLAVMSGQIAKDKTFSNLKGLILISPSLNMSESRDMGQVLELPTLAAGAWHHNKIDRKGRSLEVTFNDAQRFAISTYAPALLKGAQISDAEKTDVAKGLSGLIGLPVETILKANLRVGSQTYLETLNADKDQLTGRLDMRVVASKAPPANPNRPAAANDPSLGLGKSNIITSPLITEYLKDELKFPASADYVSLSLELNFQWNWDDMNKDQQFVMNVTPDLATLMKDRPDLKMMVVGGYFDLATPVWAARYEIEHADIPLGRVTFNAYATGHSVFNPADNLTAKADQIRNFIK, translated from the coding sequence ATGCGACGCGCCTGTGCATCTGTGATGGCAATTGCCATGTCGCTGGGGCTGATGTTATCGCCCGCAGCCGCCCAGGACGCGATCAGCGTCACCACCCCGCGCACCCTGAGCCAGCCCAAAACCACCCTGAAATACACCGCCGGCTTCACCGAAGAGATTTTGAAAAACGATAAAGGCGAAGCCATCGTCTCCCTGTCGGCCATTTCATATGTCCGAGATGGCGATAGGGCCACACGCCCCGTCATTGTCTTTTTCAATGGCGGCCCCGGCGCGTCGTCCTCGCCACTGCATATGTCGGCGTTTGGCCCGCGTATCCGCGACAAAGACGCGCTGATCGACAATCCTGATACCTTGCTGGATGCCGCCGATCTGGTGTTTATCGACCCGCCGGGCACAGGCCTGAGCCGTACCTTCAAGCCCGATGAATTGCCGAATTTCTTAGGCGTCAATCACGATGCCGCCGCGGTTCACGGTCTGATTGCCAAATGGCTGAAAGCGAATGGCCGCGAAACCTCTCCGCTCTATATCGCCGGGGAAAGCTATGGCGGCTACAGGCTGGCGGTCATGTCGGGCCAGATCGCCAAGGACAAAACCTTTTCCAATCTCAAAGGGCTGATCCTGATTTCGCCGTCGCTCAATATGTCGGAGTCGCGCGACATGGGTCAGGTTCTGGAGCTGCCGACCCTGGCCGCAGGCGCGTGGCACCACAACAAAATCGACCGCAAGGGCCGCAGCCTTGAGGTCACATTCAACGATGCGCAAAGATTTGCGATCTCGACCTACGCCCCGGCCCTGCTCAAAGGCGCGCAGATCAGCGACGCGGAAAAAACCGACGTGGCCAAGGGCCTGTCCGGCCTGATCGGTCTGCCGGTGGAGACGATACTCAAAGCCAATCTTCGTGTCGGCAGCCAGACCTATCTTGAGACCCTCAATGCCGACAAAGACCAGTTAACCGGCCGGCTTGATATGCGGGTGGTAGCCTCCAAGGCCCCGCCCGCTAATCCAAACCGTCCGGCGGCCGCCAATGATCCGTCACTGGGCCTTGGCAAATCCAATATCATCACCTCCCCCCTGATCACCGAATACCTTAAGGACGAGCTGAAATTTCCGGCCAGTGCTGACTATGTGTCGCTGTCGCTGGAGCTGAACTTTCAGTGGAACTGGGACGATATGAACAAGGACCAGCAGTTCGTCATGAACGTCACCCCCGATCTGGCCACCCTTATGAAAGACCGGCCCGATCTTAAGATGATGGTGGTCGGCGGTTATTTCGATCTGGCCACCCCCGTTTGGGCGGCGCGTTATGAGATCGAACATGCAGATATCCCGCTGGGGCGCGTCACGTTCAACGCCTACGCCACCGGCCATTCGGTCTTTAACCCCGCTGACAATCTGACCGCCAAGGCCGATCAGATCCGCAATTTCATCAAATAA
- a CDS encoding aminotransferase class V-fold PLP-dependent enzyme, which produces MTAFGGTATAQTAAAPATDPFAGPGKAVNFPDKASFGPMDVTYLNSGTMHPFSTGAKAALEAYQAKRFMDTGFQGVQLNEKRVLEKFAKLINAEADEVTFVQSTTMGENMIVAGLGLADSKAKIVTDTLHFFGSIPLYEELAKQGCEVVWVRDRDGRIDLEDMKKAITPGTKFVALSLVSTINGFEHDLKAVCDLAHAQGALVYADIIHAAGCVPVDVKATGVDFAACASYKWLMGDFGMGFVYARKDVQKLIRRPFVGYYGMSAFKSHIYPYDTPGETIADYAFDDGARGLFAVGTSSESLLAQLDYSLGYILTNGVDRIQAHAQTLTDHLKAELPKRGYQLMTPAGTKTPMVACVLENARTKLNPALEAAKIRITVSQHRFRYSVSVFNDHADIERALAALPKV; this is translated from the coding sequence ATGACCGCATTTGGCGGAACCGCAACGGCGCAAACCGCCGCCGCGCCAGCGACCGACCCGTTTGCCGGGCCGGGTAAGGCTGTAAACTTTCCGGATAAGGCGTCGTTTGGGCCGATGGACGTCACCTACCTCAATTCCGGCACTATGCACCCGTTCAGCACAGGTGCCAAGGCGGCCTTGGAGGCCTATCAGGCCAAGCGGTTTATGGACACTGGGTTTCAGGGCGTTCAGCTTAATGAGAAGCGCGTGCTGGAGAAATTCGCCAAGCTGATCAATGCTGAGGCCGATGAGGTCACCTTCGTGCAATCGACCACCATGGGCGAAAACATGATTGTGGCGGGGCTGGGGTTAGCGGACTCCAAGGCAAAAATTGTGACCGACACCTTGCATTTCTTTGGCTCGATCCCGCTCTATGAGGAACTGGCTAAGCAGGGTTGTGAGGTCGTGTGGGTGCGTGACCGTGACGGGCGCATCGACCTTGAGGATATGAAAAAAGCCATCACGCCGGGCACGAAGTTTGTCGCCCTGTCGCTGGTCTCGACCATCAATGGTTTTGAGCACGACCTTAAGGCGGTGTGCGATCTGGCCCACGCCCAGGGTGCACTGGTCTATGCCGATATCATTCATGCGGCGGGCTGTGTGCCGGTCGATGTCAAGGCGACCGGCGTCGATTTTGCCGCCTGCGCCAGCTATAAGTGGCTGATGGGTGATTTCGGCATGGGCTTTGTCTATGCCCGCAAGGATGTGCAAAAGCTGATCAGGCGCCCGTTTGTCGGCTATTACGGCATGAGCGCGTTCAAAAGCCATATTTATCCCTATGATACGCCGGGTGAGACCATTGCCGACTATGCCTTTGATGACGGCGCGCGCGGCTTGTTTGCCGTGGGGACCAGTTCAGAGTCCCTGCTGGCCCAGCTTGATTATTCGTTGGGCTACATCCTGACCAATGGGGTGGATCGTATTCAGGCCCATGCCCAGACCCTGACCGATCACCTTAAGGCCGAACTGCCTAAGCGCGGCTATCAACTGATGACGCCTGCGGGCACGAAAACCCCGATGGTGGCCTGTGTGCTGGAAAATGCTCGCACAAAGCTTAATCCGGCGTTGGAGGCCGCGAAAATCAGGATCACCGTGTCTCAGCACCGTTTTCGTTATTCGGTATCGGTATTCAACGATCACGCCGATATCGAGCGGGCCTTAGCGGCGCTTCCGAAGGTTTAG
- a CDS encoding TonB-dependent receptor, with product MTNRNKLMASTIFGGSLLMSTLMATVSYAQDAVPPAEEEVVQEVVVTGSRIRRVETRTSAPLTMIDAQAMTDRGVTQAGDILNISTSVTPSYPVTDGSGAASGSGQQYPNLFGMGKGRTLTLVNGRRFVASEAGREGNAVDTNMIPVGLIKRIDIVPAGGAAVYGSDAIAGVVNYVLKDDFEGAEFDIQYGQSSRGDYNTPSLRATFGHNFDNGKGNIAFDAGWSKTDPLYWRDRPTSNLGRLTVANSANTSESDGIPSVRENFNSAFWVFNTNGVLFTTPAPVPQFLLRNAGVAQQFTAAGGIQAYDPGTIAGIPFASGGQGFDYRDLTALRSGTERRTANLVGHYDLTDRIKISAELSHAEVDGLDPIGTYASNTPLNGAATGSGVIAFTRDNAFLTPEAITSLSAIRPAFAGGAPLFLSKMWDNLLPSGATNYKTETTRALVSLAGDFDFANRNFYWDVSYSHGVTEGSEQSWGVITQRYNKAINARRNGAGEIVCAVNADTDLTNDDAACAPINPFGAGNVSEAGRNYVSTEIGQEYKNTQKDFLATLGGDVVQLPGGMMKFSVAYERREEEAEFNPLPSSLAGLTGSQVPTLATKGSYNTNEYSAEVLVPIVGGDFTLPLVKALDFNGAYRRVDNSLAGEEDVWAAGLRWQVTDLFALRASRSRNFRAPTLTMILAPTSTDLGNVGQDPCDFRYINGGPAPSTRLANCQAEWTANGYGDLSTFQNSSTNFDTALVTTGGNRDLKNEVSDTTTYGFVFQPTFVPGLTLVVDRIEVDLQDGLSVFEPQNFMFTCYDSSFRPDDVCATFIRDATGQVVSATSTTYNAGLVEMRGETYNLNYNFPLGRFFGDRDLGRFDLGVEATHISDYVTSVTGFDLTRSDGTLAQPEWSARYDVNYVKGPLRVSYSASYLSAGKVDLSDNVESKPVYDINSNLRHNLSAQYELNENITVRGGVINLTDEEPSYPTLYYGDIVGRQYYVGLKAKF from the coding sequence GTGACCAATCGTAACAAATTAATGGCATCGACGATTTTTGGCGGCAGCCTTTTGATGTCGACCCTGATGGCAACCGTGAGCTATGCGCAGGACGCTGTGCCGCCCGCCGAAGAAGAGGTTGTGCAGGAAGTGGTCGTGACCGGATCGCGTATCCGCCGCGTTGAAACCCGCACCTCGGCACCGCTGACCATGATCGATGCTCAGGCTATGACGGATCGTGGCGTGACGCAGGCCGGTGATATTCTCAACATCTCCACATCGGTGACGCCGTCTTATCCTGTCACCGACGGCAGCGGGGCAGCCTCCGGTTCTGGTCAGCAATATCCGAACCTGTTTGGCATGGGCAAGGGCCGCACATTGACGCTGGTTAACGGTCGCCGGTTCGTGGCCTCTGAAGCCGGTCGTGAAGGCAATGCGGTCGACACCAACATGATACCGGTCGGGCTGATCAAGCGCATCGATATCGTCCCGGCTGGCGGTGCGGCGGTTTACGGCTCCGATGCCATTGCAGGCGTGGTCAACTACGTTCTGAAAGACGATTTCGAAGGCGCTGAGTTCGACATTCAGTACGGCCAGTCCTCGCGCGGTGACTATAATACGCCGTCGCTGAGGGCAACCTTTGGTCATAACTTCGACAACGGTAAGGGCAACATCGCGTTTGATGCCGGCTGGTCCAAGACCGATCCGCTGTATTGGCGTGACCGCCCGACCTCAAACCTGGGCCGCCTGACGGTTGCTAACAGCGCTAACACCAGCGAAAGCGATGGCATCCCGTCGGTGCGCGAAAACTTCAATTCCGCGTTCTGGGTGTTCAACACCAATGGCGTGCTGTTCACCACACCGGCCCCGGTGCCGCAGTTCCTGCTGCGTAATGCGGGCGTAGCTCAGCAATTTACGGCAGCCGGTGGTATTCAGGCCTATGATCCGGGCACGATTGCTGGGATTCCGTTCGCGTCGGGCGGACAGGGCTTTGACTACCGTGACCTGACGGCCCTGCGCAGCGGAACTGAGCGGCGCACGGCCAATCTGGTCGGCCACTACGACCTGACTGATCGAATCAAAATCTCGGCAGAGCTTAGCCATGCTGAAGTTGACGGCCTTGATCCGATTGGCACCTATGCCTCCAACACGCCGCTCAATGGCGCGGCCACCGGTTCAGGCGTGATTGCCTTCACTCGCGACAATGCCTTCCTGACACCGGAAGCGATAACGTCGCTATCGGCTATCCGTCCGGCATTCGCGGGCGGCGCGCCTTTGTTCCTGTCCAAGATGTGGGATAACCTGCTGCCGTCGGGTGCCACCAACTATAAGACCGAAACGACGCGGGCCTTAGTGTCTCTGGCCGGTGATTTCGACTTCGCCAACCGTAATTTCTATTGGGATGTGTCCTACAGTCACGGTGTCACCGAAGGTTCCGAGCAGAGCTGGGGCGTGATCACCCAGCGCTACAACAAGGCGATCAATGCGCGCCGCAATGGCGCGGGTGAAATCGTCTGCGCCGTTAATGCCGACACTGACCTGACCAATGATGACGCCGCCTGTGCGCCGATCAATCCGTTTGGCGCGGGCAATGTCAGCGAAGCCGGGCGCAACTATGTTTCGACCGAAATCGGTCAGGAATATAAGAACACCCAGAAAGACTTTCTGGCGACCCTTGGCGGTGACGTGGTTCAGCTTCCCGGCGGTATGATGAAGTTCTCGGTCGCCTATGAGCGCCGTGAAGAAGAAGCTGAGTTCAATCCGTTGCCGTCCAGCCTGGCCGGCTTGACCGGATCTCAGGTTCCGACTTTGGCCACAAAAGGCAGCTACAATACCAACGAATATTCGGCTGAAGTTCTGGTGCCGATCGTCGGTGGTGACTTCACCCTGCCGCTGGTTAAGGCTCTGGACTTCAACGGGGCTTACCGCCGCGTCGATAACTCTCTGGCCGGTGAAGAAGATGTCTGGGCCGCCGGTCTGCGTTGGCAGGTGACGGATTTGTTTGCACTGCGCGCATCCCGCAGCCGTAACTTCCGTGCGCCGACCCTGACGATGATCCTGGCGCCGACATCGACGGATCTGGGTAATGTCGGTCAGGACCCATGCGATTTCCGCTATATCAACGGCGGTCCGGCACCTTCGACCCGTCTGGCTAACTGTCAGGCCGAGTGGACGGCTAATGGTTATGGTGATCTGTCGACCTTCCAGAACTCATCGACTAACTTCGACACGGCTCTGGTTACCACTGGCGGCAATCGCGATCTGAAGAACGAAGTTTCCGACACGACGACCTATGGCTTTGTGTTTCAGCCAACCTTCGTGCCCGGTTTGACCCTTGTCGTTGACCGTATCGAGGTCGATCTGCAAGACGGCCTGTCGGTGTTCGAGCCACAAAACTTCATGTTCACCTGCTACGACTCATCGTTCCGCCCAGACGATGTGTGCGCGACCTTTATCCGCGATGCGACCGGGCAGGTCGTATCGGCAACCTCGACGACCTATAATGCGGGTCTGGTCGAAATGCGCGGCGAAACCTATAATCTCAACTATAACTTCCCGCTGGGCCGCTTCTTCGGCGACCGTGATCTGGGCCGCTTTGATCTGGGCGTCGAAGCTACGCATATTTCTGACTACGTCACCTCGGTCACCGGTTTCGACCTGACCCGTTCGGATGGTACGCTGGCGCAGCCGGAATGGTCGGCACGCTATGACGTCAACTACGTCAAGGGGCCGCTGCGTGTGTCCTACTCGGCGTCTTATCTGTCGGCGGGCAAGGTCGATCTGTCGGACAATGTCGAGAGCAAGCCTGTCTACGATATAAACTCCAACCTGCGTCACAACCTGTCGGCTCAGTATGAGTTGAACGAAAATATCACAGTTCGCGGTGGCGTGATCAACCTGACCGACGAAGAGCCGTCCTACCCGACGCTTTACTACGGCGATATTGTTGGCCGTCAGTACTACGTCGGTCTGAAAGCCAAGTTCTAA
- a CDS encoding Lrp/AsnC family transcriptional regulator — MAEEPLSSVDIRILEQIQKDSSLSTSDLADRVGLSQSPCWRRLQRLKDEGYIKGQVALLDRHKFGASLMLFAYLKMTTLTDEKRAEFLRKIEITPEILECHSLFGEKDIMLKVVAPSMEWYQKFIFNVILKLPGVVDIQSTVTLTELKSTTAIPLRGSKAL, encoded by the coding sequence ATGGCCGAAGAACCGTTATCGAGCGTCGATATCCGTATTCTGGAGCAAATCCAGAAAGACTCGTCCCTGTCGACCAGCGACCTGGCTGACCGGGTTGGCCTGTCGCAATCACCGTGCTGGCGCAGGCTTCAACGCCTTAAGGACGAAGGCTATATCAAGGGGCAGGTCGCCCTGCTGGATCGCCATAAATTCGGTGCGTCCCTGATGCTGTTTGCCTATCTTAAGATGACCACCCTGACCGACGAAAAGCGCGCTGAGTTCCTGCGCAAGATTGAGATCACGCCTGAAATCCTGGAATGCCATTCCCTGTTCGGGGAAAAGGACATCATGCTTAAGGTCGTGGCCCCCAGCATGGAATGGTATCAAAAGTTCATCTTCAACGTGATTCTGAAACTGCCGGGCGTGGTCGACATCCAATCGACCGTGACCCTGACTGAGCTAAAATCAACGACCGCCATTCCGTTGCGCGGGTCTAAAGCCCTTTGA
- a CDS encoding site-2 protease family protein, with protein MRNLFLSASAMVLTTAAVAEPLKLDLTLTPQVSADAVTGWSVESRFDTAAGDPVMRFTIPKTLGPLQRIPDRLSHITARDDQGPLNLTPSDGTGYMGAPAQIFTTDRAPVGDVILSYQVATSHETISGPNWELRPEGLGSSAQGSSILLLPDQEKPYEVSINWDLKQLPQGARSITSYARDPKTVTEPISRLRQTYFMAGNLISTPDDLTTPSVFRAASTAINNHPQKPLLDWSSDAYTRMSGYFGFSSPPPFTVLMRSNIYGGTSGTAGPEGLIATMAPQASELGIKSLISHEMVHVYLHGLMEADDSGRNPDAGWFTEGIAVYYQRRAPFMTGLFTPDQFLEDFNETARAYYSNIRINVPMSEAIKNFWTDPRQRIQPYNRGSMYFHVLDGQIRAKSAGKRTLDDVIRAYLKRHNDGLSVTDKDWMDLLVVELGPQARTDFEAMMNGAVQVPSSDALGICFKRVETQMPVFELGFEMSSLINRPRVIAGLDPASPAAKAGLKDGDVVTNTLIIDAIQDDPREPITLKIERGGQKHDITFSPQGHLTKGYLWQRVKGVADKKCAV; from the coding sequence ATGCGGAACCTGTTTCTGAGCGCGTCTGCGATGGTTTTGACGACCGCGGCGGTGGCTGAGCCCTTGAAACTTGACCTGACCCTGACGCCGCAGGTGTCGGCGGATGCCGTCACCGGTTGGTCCGTCGAGAGCCGGTTTGATACCGCGGCGGGCGATCCGGTCATGCGCTTTACCATCCCCAAAACGCTTGGGCCATTGCAGCGTATCCCTGACCGCCTCAGTCATATCACTGCCCGCGACGATCAGGGGCCGCTTAACCTGACCCCATCGGACGGCACCGGCTATATGGGCGCACCGGCGCAGATTTTTACCACTGATCGCGCACCGGTGGGCGATGTGATCCTAAGCTATCAAGTTGCGACATCCCATGAGACCATTTCCGGCCCGAACTGGGAACTGCGCCCAGAAGGGCTGGGGTCGAGCGCGCAGGGCTCATCCATCCTGTTGCTGCCCGATCAGGAAAAACCCTATGAGGTCAGTATCAATTGGGATTTGAAACAGTTACCGCAAGGGGCGCGCTCAATCACGTCTTACGCGCGCGATCCGAAGACGGTGACCGAGCCGATCAGCCGCCTGCGTCAAACCTATTTTATGGCCGGAAATCTGATCTCCACCCCCGATGACCTGACGACGCCGAGCGTGTTCCGCGCCGCCTCGACCGCCATCAATAACCACCCGCAAAAGCCGCTGCTCGACTGGTCGTCCGACGCCTATACCCGCATGTCGGGCTATTTCGGATTCTCATCGCCGCCGCCGTTTACGGTGCTGATGCGCTCCAACATCTATGGCGGCACCAGCGGCACGGCGGGCCCGGAAGGCCTGATCGCCACCATGGCCCCGCAGGCCAGCGAGCTCGGTATCAAGAGCCTGATTTCCCATGAAATGGTCCATGTCTATCTGCATGGCCTGATGGAAGCCGATGACAGCGGTCGTAATCCGGATGCGGGCTGGTTTACCGAAGGCATCGCCGTCTATTATCAGCGCCGCGCCCCGTTCATGACCGGCCTGTTTACACCGGATCAGTTCCTGGAGGACTTTAACGAGACGGCGCGGGCCTATTATTCCAATATCCGGATTAACGTGCCGATGTCTGAGGCGATCAAGAATTTCTGGACCGATCCGCGTCAGCGCATCCAGCCCTATAACCGCGGGTCGATGTATTTCCATGTGCTGGATGGTCAGATCCGCGCCAAATCGGCAGGCAAGCGCACGCTGGATGACGTGATCCGCGCCTATCTGAAACGTCACAATGACGGTCTGTCGGTAACTGACAAAGACTGGATGGATTTGCTGGTGGTCGAACTAGGGCCACAGGCCAGGACCGATTTTGAGGCCATGATGAACGGCGCGGTACAGGTGCCATCATCTGATGCTTTGGGGATATGTTTTAAGCGCGTCGAAACCCAGATGCCGGTGTTTGAACTGGGCTTTGAGATGTCGAGCCTGATCAACCGGCCGCGGGTGATTGCGGGCCTCGATCCGGCGTCACCGGCGGCGAAGGCGGGACTTAAAGACGGCGATGTCGTCACCAATACCCTGATCATCGACGCCATTCAGGATGACCCGCGCGAACCGATCACCTTGAAGATCGAGCGTGGCGGGCAAAAGCACGACATCACCTTCAGCCCGCAGGGGCATTTGACCAAAGGCTATCTGTGGCAGCGGGTCAAAGGTGTGGCAGATAAAAAATGTGCGGTATGA